The nucleotide sequence TCTCAAAAATAGAAAACTCTATTAAAGGCTTTAACCCTTTATTGGAACAAAGTCTAAAAGGAAAAATAACTCCCCCTGCAATTTGGAGATTTCTTTATTATCTTAGGGATTATAAAAAAATTGCATGTGAATTAGAGAAAATTATCTTGAATAATGTTTTGGAAAGGGGTGAGAAAATAAGAAATCCTCGTTTAATTTTGGTTGCTACTAAATTAGCCAAAATGAAAACACGAAGGGGGGAAACCCAAAATGAAGGAAACAAATCGAAAGGAAAATAGATCAGAGGTAAGTTTAGAAGATAGTTGGCGTAATGAAGTTAAAACTGCTCTTGGAGAAGATTATGTCAATAGTATTTTGGAGCTTGGAAAAGATATAGAAACCTTTAAGGAGTTTAATCAAAAGGTTCAAGAGTTTATAAAAGAAAGTGCCCAAAATATATCATCTTCTCGTATGAGAAAAATATATGAGCTTATAAAAAAATCAAAAAATTCTTCTGATCTCCTAATGGCAATTCCTTACATAGCTTATATGGTAGGTAGAGAGGAAAATAAAAAAAGAAAAGAAGTATTGGGAGAGCTTTTTGTTATTTTAAAAGATGTAATTACAAAAATGAATGATGAAAAAGAGCATTTGAAAAATATAAAAAAATTTACAGAAATGTTAGTGGCTTATCAAAAGTTATATGGTAAAGACTAAAATCAGGGGGGATTAAAAAATGGCTAAATTTAAAGGTAAGTTATTTATTGAAGGCGATATAATTTTACAAACGGGACTTCATATAGGAGGCTCTAAAGAAACTGGAGAAATAGGTGGTCTTGATAATCCAGTTATAAAAACAGTAAAAGGTGTACCTTATATTCCTGGTTCCTCATTAAAGGGTAAGATTAGATGCCTCTTAGAAAGAACAGAAAATATTGAATCTAAAAAGAATGGAGAGCCATGTAGTTGTGGAAAATGCAATATTTGTTTACTATTTGGCTCTCATTCTTCTGATAAAAAGACTTTATCAAGACTTATTATTAGAGATTCCTATTTAGATGAGGAACATTTTATGGCTGAGTTTGGTGATTTTCTTGAGGGAGAATATACAGAAGAAAAGACGGAGAACATTATAGATAGAATAACGGGTACGGCTCAACATCCCAGAACTATGGAAAGAGTGCCAGCAGGTGCTAAGTTTAAATTTTCGAGTAGTATTAGTTTTTACGATGGTGATGATATTAACGAATTGGTAAAAACATTTATAGAAGGAATAAGGATGCTTGAGGATGATTATTTAGGTGGAAGTGGTACCCGTGGTTATGGTCAAATAAGGTTTGAGAACATGGCTTTTTATGCAAAAAATATTGAAAGTTACTCAAAGGATAATAAAAAAGATGAAATTGAAACTTATAAAAATTTGAATGATGTTAATATAGATAACATTGTAAATAAACTTAAAGAAAAACTGGAGATGAATCAAAGATGAAAGTCGATGTTTATAAACTATTTAAGGATAGTCCTATTTCACTGCATGTAGGACTTAGAAGGATGGATAGAACATCTACTGAGATTCATTCGGACACTTTATTTTCTGCATTAAGTAACTCCCTAATAAGACTTTTTGGAGAAGATCGATTTGAAAATTTTGAGAAAAAATTAGTTGTATCCTCTATTTTTGTAGGAATAAGAACTCCAGGAAGGGATATACTTTTTCTTCCAATGCCAGATTTTATGATAAAGTTACCTGGAAATGAAGGAGAACAGTATAAGAAATATAAAAAAATTCAGTGGATATCGAAAATGGCTCTTGATAAGCTTTTGAAGTTTTTAAATAAAGAGGATTTTAGTATTTACTTAAAGGAATTAGATTTTTTCAAATTTCTCAATGATAAGTTTATAGTTTCAAAGGAAGAATTTGAAGAGATAAGAGAAGAAGTTTATTTCATGGATACCATATTAGAACCTAAAGTTAACGTTGATAGAGAAACAAATGGCTCGAATAACCTATATTTTCAAGAAAATTTAGTGCTTTATGAGGTAAAAACTTCGCAAGGAATTTTGATAAAACCCTTCTTATATTTTCTAAAATATCGGGATATTGAATTAGATAAGATATTTGTGCCGACTTTAAATTTATTTATCGAAGAGGGCGTTGGTGGAGAAAGAAGTACTGGAAAAGGTAATTTTGATTACTACGAAAGAGACGAATTGGAAATTCCTACTGAGGGTAGTTTTGAAATAACATTATCTTTAACAATCCCAAAAAGAGAAGAAGTAGATAATCTTGTCTATTATCAGCTTGTTAAAAGGGATGGCTTTATATTTTATCATGAACCTAAAGGCTTTAAGAAAAAAACTCACTACAAAGTGAAAGAAGGAGCATTAGTTAAGTCTCCTTATGAAGGGCAAAACATTGATGTATCTCCCAGAGAAGATATGAGGGTAATTTCTTATGGAAAAAATTTAGGTTATAAATTTTCCTAAAGAAAAGAGGGGATTTTTGATGAAGTTAACTATTGTACCCATAACTCCAACTATAATAAGAAGTGGTGAAGATATTTCTACAGTTTCGGAGTGTGTTATAGTAGATAAATATCTTAAAATCATAGATAAAGAAAAATTGCTTGATTACTTTAAAACAAATAAAAAAGGAAATTTTAAACCAACTTTCAAATCTTCTTATTAATGGGGAAAATATAAGCATTTTTTTACAAAAACTTAATGTAAACATTGATAGCATAACTAAATATTCATTGGAAATAAAAAATAAAATAGATCCCTCAAAAAGGAGAAATATATATCTTCCTATTACCTCTGCAAATAGAGTTTTTATTCCTGGAAGTACCATTAAAGGTATAATTAGAAGCGCTCTTTTGTTCCATTATTTTAATGAGAATAAAGAAAAAATTAACGCAATAATTAATAATGATAAGAAATCTACTTATATAGGAGAGGATGTTTTAAGAGTAAAAAGAGGAAGAATTGATACTGATATAATGAAATATATAATAGTAAGAGATAGCAATTTTATAGAATTTGAGAAGCTTAAAGTTTATGAAATAATAAGAATTCCTAAGGCAATTTCTCAATATATAATTGCAATTCCAAACTCCACAAAGGATTTTTCTGCTAAATTTCATACAGAAGTCTTGGTTAAAACTTATCCAAATTTTGAAATACCTAATTATTGGCGAAAATTTTTCAATTCAGATCCAGAAAAGAATTTGTGGAATTCTTTGAAATTATATGCCCAATTGTTAATTGATAAAGAATTTAGATTGTTGGAAAGACTTAGTGATAAAAATAAAAAAGTTTTTGCTGATCTTTTAAAGCATCTGACTGAAATCAAGAAAAGAATGGAAAATACTCAAGAAGATACAATATTTCTTCCTATTGGATTTGGTAAAACTTATTACTTTAATTCTTTAGGTTATTTTCTTCCTAAAGAGAAAATCCCTTTAAAAACAAAAAATAAAAGCCTTAATATTTTCCCTTCTACAAGATGGGTTGTTCAAATAAATGATAAGTTTTATCCTTTAGGGTGGTGTAAGATAATTAAAAATGTCTAAGTTTATTATCTCTTTGGTAAGTGATGGTGGAAGAGACTGCAAATATTATATAGATAATAGTGAATACAGTGGAAAGTCTACAGTCGAAGCTATTGCACAATACTATTTATCTAAAAAAGAAACATTTAAAATTCTTTTATTAAAACCAGAATCGCTTGATGAGCAATACTCAAAAGAGCTCGTAGATAGATTAGTAAATTATGGTATAGAGAGAGGAAATGTTATTACAGAAGAATTTCCTGTTAATGGGTACTATAATGATAAATATTATGATGTTGATAACATTGTTACAGCAGACTTTATATTTTTAGCTTTGCATAAGCATGTTGAAAAAGGTTTCAAAGAAATAATATTAGATGTCTCAAGAGGTCTAAATTTTCTTATATTACTTACGGTTGAGGCATATAGAAGGTTTATTGTATCAAAAGAAGCCTACTCCTTTTCAGACTATAGAAGCAAGTCAAAGATGGAATCTCAAAATTTACCAAAATTTTATTATATCTATTTAACCCCAAAAGACAGTTTTAATTATCATATTGTTTTTGAGAATGCTAAAGCTCCATTTTTTGTAGATTATTTTCAGAATTACGATAAAATCCCTTTTAACTTTGGAAATAATAAAGAATTATATAAAAACTTTAATTTTGTAAAAGAAGATATAATAAAACATGTTAATAATTGTATCACTACAATTAAAAGGGGATATGCTTTGGCTTTTCTAACAGTAATTCCTTGGGAT is from Dictyoglomus sp. NZ13-RE01 and encodes:
- the csm2 gene encoding type III-A CRISPR-associated protein Csm2, which translates into the protein MKETNRKENRSEVSLEDSWRNEVKTALGEDYVNSILELGKDIETFKEFNQKVQEFIKESAQNISSSRMRKIYELIKKSKNSSDLLMAIPYIAYMVGREENKKRKEVLGELFVILKDVITKMNDEKEHLKNIKKFTEMLVAYQKLYGKD
- the csm3 gene encoding type III-A CRISPR-associated RAMP protein Csm3, with the translated sequence MAKFKGKLFIEGDIILQTGLHIGGSKETGEIGGLDNPVIKTVKGVPYIPGSSLKGKIRCLLERTENIESKKNGEPCSCGKCNICLLFGSHSSDKKTLSRLIIRDSYLDEEHFMAEFGDFLEGEYTEEKTENIIDRITGTAQHPRTMERVPAGAKFKFSSSISFYDGDDINELVKTFIEGIRMLEDDYLGGSGTRGYGQIRFENMAFYAKNIESYSKDNKKDEIETYKNLNDVNIDNIVNKLKEKLEMNQR
- the csm4 gene encoding type III-A CRISPR-associated RAMP protein Csm4, with the translated sequence MKVDVYKLFKDSPISLHVGLRRMDRTSTEIHSDTLFSALSNSLIRLFGEDRFENFEKKLVVSSIFVGIRTPGRDILFLPMPDFMIKLPGNEGEQYKKYKKIQWISKMALDKLLKFLNKEDFSIYLKELDFFKFLNDKFIVSKEEFEEIREEVYFMDTILEPKVNVDRETNGSNNLYFQENLVLYEVKTSQGILIKPFLYFLKYRDIELDKIFVPTLNLFIEEGVGGERSTGKGNFDYYERDELEIPTEGSFEITLSLTIPKREEVDNLVYYQLVKRDGFIFYHEPKGFKKKTHYKVKEGALVKSPYEGQNIDVSPREDMRVISYGKNLGYKFS